The following proteins are encoded in a genomic region of Streptomyces lunaelactis:
- a CDS encoding esterase/lipase family protein, with protein MKVTKFLPFFPLCLRPVRHLQLTAALLRATTLELAILAGHLLLYPSGLAPERRDPGPKPRSVELPPQAAPLPTGGGPSHPPAVLLHGFVDNRSVFVLLRRSLARHGRRQVECLNYSPLTCDVRAAAELLGRHIEEICARTGHHEVDIVGHSLGGLIARYYVQCLGGDQRVRTLVTLGTPHSGTTVAPLAGAHPIVRQMRPGSTVIEELRKPAPGCRTRFVSFWSDLDQLMAPVETACIDHPDLLAQNVRVSGIGHLALPVHPAVAAGIRQALDSSEPAAGTSGAVSVA; from the coding sequence TTGAAGGTCACGAAGTTTCTGCCCTTCTTTCCCCTGTGTCTGCGCCCCGTGCGACACCTGCAACTCACGGCAGCGCTGCTGCGCGCCACCACCCTGGAGCTGGCGATCCTCGCCGGACATCTGCTCCTGTACCCCTCCGGCCTCGCCCCCGAGCGCCGCGACCCCGGCCCCAAGCCCAGAAGCGTCGAGCTGCCGCCCCAGGCCGCGCCCCTTCCGACCGGAGGAGGCCCGTCCCACCCGCCCGCCGTCCTGCTGCACGGCTTCGTCGACAACCGCTCCGTCTTCGTCCTGCTCCGCCGCTCCCTCGCGCGGCACGGCCGGCGCCAGGTCGAGTGCCTCAACTACTCCCCTCTGACCTGCGACGTCCGCGCCGCCGCCGAGCTGCTCGGCCGGCACATCGAGGAGATCTGCGCCCGTACGGGGCACCACGAGGTCGACATCGTCGGGCACAGCCTCGGGGGTCTGATCGCCCGCTACTACGTGCAGTGCCTCGGCGGTGACCAGCGGGTGCGCACCCTGGTCACGCTCGGCACCCCGCACTCCGGCACCACCGTCGCCCCCCTCGCCGGCGCGCACCCCATAGTCCGCCAGATGCGCCCCGGCTCCACGGTGATCGAGGAGCTGCGCAAGCCCGCACCCGGGTGCCGTACCCGGTTCGTGAGCTTCTGGAGCGACCTCGACCAGCTGATGGCCCCGGTCGAAACGGCCTGTATCGACCACCCGGATCTCCTCGCGCAGAACGTGCGCGTCAGCGGAATCGGTCATCTCGCCCTGCCGGTCCACCCCGCCGTCGCGGCCGGCATCCGGCAGGCGCTCGACTCGAGCGAACCGGCGGCAGGCACCTCGGGAGCCGTCTCCGTCGCCTGA
- a CDS encoding alpha/beta hydrolase, with protein MNLTGNTFFVITIVLVVIAVLLPLLFWSRLRGPAVVRGAGRLVMVLFAQATAVLVVFVAVNNANGLYDSWDDLLGTSNHVNTAVDLGPSGTGGRQISSLPKMRQKFEKVDDPTLGSGLRRTKLKGGISGVEGEVYVWLPPQYDDPAYRSKQFPVVELLSGFPGSSRSWFRAMKAQSRIQPLIESGKVAPFILVSPRTMLLGASDHGYANIPGTVNADSWLTVDVRKMVADNFRVSLNADSWAIAGYSAGGHGAAKLALAHPDRYRAAVSLSGYNDPASEKDSITGSDPELRRENDVLNILKSAGKPPRVSLLATGEGVDGYLPGVALQRAAKAPTRVEVRKTTGGHLTRVWGKELPYVFEWLTRQMHLQGMNQDQSRGEAGGQAQGRYEAGVLDGLEEEPQSAAALLE; from the coding sequence ATGAATTTGACGGGGAACACCTTCTTCGTGATCACGATCGTCCTGGTCGTGATCGCCGTACTCCTGCCGCTCCTGTTCTGGAGCCGGCTGCGCGGACCCGCCGTGGTGCGGGGCGCCGGCCGGCTGGTCATGGTGCTCTTCGCGCAGGCGACGGCGGTCCTTGTGGTGTTCGTGGCGGTCAACAACGCCAATGGCCTGTACGACAGCTGGGACGACCTGCTCGGCACGTCGAACCATGTCAACACCGCGGTCGACCTCGGACCCAGCGGCACCGGCGGCAGGCAGATCTCCTCCCTGCCGAAGATGCGGCAGAAGTTCGAGAAGGTCGATGATCCCACGCTCGGCAGCGGGCTGCGCCGCACTAAGCTCAAGGGCGGGATCTCGGGCGTGGAGGGCGAGGTGTATGTCTGGCTGCCGCCGCAGTACGACGACCCCGCCTACCGCAGCAAGCAGTTCCCCGTCGTCGAGCTGCTCTCCGGCTTCCCCGGCTCGTCCAGGAGCTGGTTCCGCGCGATGAAGGCCCAGTCCAGGATTCAGCCCCTGATCGAGTCGGGCAAGGTCGCACCCTTCATACTCGTCTCGCCCCGCACGATGCTGCTCGGTGCCTCCGACCACGGGTACGCGAACATTCCGGGGACGGTCAACGCTGACAGCTGGCTGACCGTCGACGTACGCAAGATGGTCGCCGACAACTTCCGGGTCTCCCTGAACGCCGACAGCTGGGCCATCGCGGGCTACTCCGCAGGAGGGCACGGCGCGGCCAAACTGGCCCTCGCCCACCCCGACCGCTATCGCGCGGCCGTCAGCCTCTCCGGCTACAACGACCCGGCCTCGGAGAAGGACTCGATCACGGGCTCGGACCCGGAGCTGCGCCGCGAGAACGACGTCCTGAATATCCTCAAGTCGGCCGGGAAGCCGCCGCGGGTCTCACTGCTGGCGACGGGGGAGGGCGTGGACGGGTACCTGCCGGGTGTCGCGCTCCAGCGTGCGGCCAAGGCGCCGACAAGGGTCGAGGTGCGCAAGACGACGGGCGGGCACCTCACCCGGGTGTGGGGCAAGGAGCTGCCGTACGTCTTCGAGTGGCTGACGCGCCAGATGCACCTGCAGGGCATGAACCAGGACCAGAGCCGGGGCGAGGCCGGGGGACAGGCCCAGGGCCGGTACGAGGCGGGAGTTCTGGACGGCCTCGAAGAGGAGCCCCAGAGCGCCGCTGCCCTGCTTGAGTGA
- a CDS encoding C40 family peptidase translates to MSALASHRKSRARTGIAGMAGLRTNTPAVGFTTAALASVTLLSTQSANAAPVEPKPSVEEVQKKVDDLYRQAGTATEKYNKAKETSAEKRREVDQLLDDAAQRTEKLNESRRTLGNYAAAQYRTGAVTPTAAMLFADSPQDYFEQTQLMDRMTDRQRGVIEDYEAQRAEAAKQRTVATKSLEALTLSQKALRTSKQTVQSKLSEARSLLSKLTAEEKARLAAIERQKEEEARRKAEAKAEEEAEARARAEAERKRLEQERAQTPSGDTGTGTGTGTGTSGDSAYATKAAKVLSFARSQLGKPYVWGAAGPSSYDCSGLTQAAWKAAGVDLPRTTWDQVKVGERIATKDLLPGDLVFFYDDISHVGIYIGDGMMIHAPKPGANVREESIYYMPIYGSVRPA, encoded by the coding sequence ATGTCGGCCTTGGCGTCGCATCGCAAATCGCGTGCCCGTACCGGAATTGCAGGAATGGCAGGACTGCGCACGAACACCCCCGCCGTCGGGTTCACGACGGCAGCCCTCGCATCCGTCACGCTGCTGTCGACGCAGAGCGCCAACGCCGCACCCGTCGAGCCGAAGCCCTCGGTCGAAGAGGTGCAGAAGAAGGTCGACGACCTGTACCGGCAGGCCGGCACCGCGACCGAGAAGTACAACAAGGCGAAGGAGACCTCCGCCGAGAAGCGGCGCGAGGTCGACCAGCTGCTCGACGACGCCGCGCAGCGCACGGAGAAGCTGAACGAGTCCCGGCGCACGCTCGGCAACTACGCGGCCGCGCAGTACCGTACGGGCGCCGTCACCCCGACCGCCGCGATGCTCTTCGCCGACAGCCCTCAGGACTACTTCGAGCAGACGCAGCTGATGGACCGGATGACCGACCGTCAGCGCGGTGTCATCGAGGACTACGAGGCCCAGCGCGCCGAGGCCGCCAAGCAGCGCACGGTGGCGACGAAGAGCCTCGAGGCGCTCACGCTCTCCCAGAAGGCCCTGCGCACCAGCAAGCAGACCGTCCAGTCGAAGCTGAGCGAGGCACGGTCGCTGCTGTCGAAGCTGACGGCCGAGGAGAAGGCGCGGCTCGCGGCGATCGAGCGCCAGAAGGAAGAGGAGGCGCGCCGCAAGGCCGAGGCAAAGGCCGAGGAGGAGGCGGAGGCCCGCGCCAGGGCGGAGGCCGAGCGCAAGCGCCTGGAGCAGGAGCGCGCGCAGACCCCGAGCGGCGACACAGGCACGGGAACCGGCACCGGCACCGGCACCAGCGGCGACAGCGCGTACGCGACGAAGGCCGCCAAGGTCCTGTCCTTCGCCCGCTCGCAGCTCGGCAAGCCGTACGTCTGGGGCGCGGCGGGCCCCAGCTCGTACGACTGCTCGGGGCTGACCCAGGCCGCCTGGAAGGCGGCGGGCGTGGACCTGCCGCGCACCACCTGGGACCAGGTGAAGGTCGGCGAGCGGATCGCGACGAAGGATCTGCTCCCGGGTGACCTGGTCTTCTTCTACGACGACATCAGCCATGTCGGCATCTACATCGGCGACGGCATGATGATCCACGCGCCCAAGCCGGGTGCGAACGTCCGCGAGGAGTCGATCTACTACATGCCGATCTACGGCAGCGTGCGTCCCGCCTGA
- a CDS encoding LuxR C-terminal-related transcriptional regulator: MTETEAAAETTERRVRVVLVDDHRMFRTGVQAEIGQTESTGVEVVGEAADVDQAVTVITATRPEVVLLDVHLPGGGGVEVLRRCASLMAAGENPVRFLALSVSDAAEDVIGVIRGGARGYVTKTITGADLVGSIFRVQDGDAVFSPRLAGFVLDAFASTDAPPVDEDLDRLTQREREVLRLIARGYAYKEIAKQLFISVKTVESHVSAVLRKLQLSNRHELTRWATARRLV; the protein is encoded by the coding sequence ATGACCGAGACAGAGGCTGCTGCGGAGACCACCGAGCGGCGTGTACGGGTCGTGCTCGTCGACGACCACCGCATGTTCCGTACCGGCGTGCAGGCCGAGATCGGCCAGACCGAGAGCACCGGGGTCGAGGTGGTCGGCGAGGCCGCCGACGTCGACCAGGCGGTCACCGTGATCACGGCGACCCGTCCCGAGGTCGTCCTGCTGGACGTCCATCTGCCGGGCGGCGGTGGAGTGGAGGTGCTGCGCCGCTGCGCCTCGCTGATGGCGGCCGGTGAGAATCCCGTACGGTTCCTCGCGCTGTCCGTCTCGGACGCGGCCGAGGACGTGATCGGGGTGATCCGGGGCGGTGCGCGCGGCTACGTCACCAAGACGATCACCGGAGCGGACCTGGTCGGCTCGATCTTCCGGGTGCAGGACGGCGACGCGGTCTTCTCGCCGCGGCTCGCGGGCTTCGTGCTGGACGCGTTCGCCTCGACGGACGCACCGCCGGTGGACGAGGACCTCGACCGGCTCACCCAGCGGGAGCGGGAAGTGCTGCGGCTGATCGCGCGGGGGTACGCGTACAAGGAAATCGCGAAGCAGCTGTTCATCTCGGTGAAGACGGTGGAGTCCCATGTGTCGGCGGTGCTGCGGAAGTTGCAGCTCTCGAATCGTCACGAATTGACGCGATGGGCGACGGCTCGTCGTCTGGTCTAG
- a CDS encoding cobalamin B12-binding domain-containing protein, with amino-acid sequence MGVTGPIRVVVAKPGLDGHDRGAKVIARALRDAGMEVIYTGLHQTPEQIVDTAIQEDADAIGLSILSGAHNTLFAKVIELLKERDAEDIKVFGGGIIPEADIAPLKEKGVAEIFTPGATTTSIVSWVNANVRQPA; translated from the coding sequence ATGGGTGTGACTGGTCCGATCCGCGTGGTGGTGGCCAAGCCTGGCCTCGACGGCCACGACCGCGGGGCCAAGGTGATCGCGCGGGCGCTGCGCGACGCGGGCATGGAGGTCATTTACACCGGTCTCCACCAGACGCCCGAGCAGATCGTGGATACGGCGATCCAGGAGGACGCCGACGCGATCGGCCTCTCGATTCTCTCCGGCGCGCACAACACGCTGTTCGCGAAGGTGATCGAGCTGCTGAAGGAGCGGGACGCGGAGGACATCAAGGTGTTCGGCGGCGGCATCATCCCGGAGGCGGACATCGCTCCGCTGAAGGAGAAGGGCGTGGCGGAGATCTTCACCCCGGGCGCGACGACGACGTCGATCGTGTCCTGGGTCAACGCAAACGTCCGCCAGCCCGCGTAA
- a CDS encoding C40 family peptidase, whose protein sequence is MAAHRKPKQHPFTGPAARTAATIALAGAATATAFEGSAHAEPLLTPAQIKAKADKLYQEAEAATEKYNGAKEQTAEARASLDALRDEAARRTERLNTSRNALGSIATAQYRAGGMDPGLQLALSSDPDQYLERAALAERVGARQAAAIAGVHQQLVEIARLRAQAGERMSALKARQTELAAHKSTVQDKLAAAERTLAQLNAQQRAVYDSTYGGAEEPSAERADRSAAPRGSLKAPSSRAAQAVAYAYGALGKPYVWGATGPSSFDCSGLIQAAWRSAGVSLPRTTYTQINAGERVSRSQLSPGDLVFFYSGVSHVGLYIGGGNMIHAPRPGAPVRVAPIDQMPFAGATRPA, encoded by the coding sequence GTGGCAGCGCACCGGAAACCCAAGCAGCATCCGTTCACCGGGCCCGCGGCCAGGACCGCCGCCACCATCGCGCTCGCCGGCGCAGCGACCGCCACCGCCTTCGAAGGTTCCGCGCACGCCGAGCCCCTCCTCACCCCCGCACAGATCAAGGCCAAGGCCGACAAGCTCTATCAGGAGGCGGAGGCCGCCACCGAGAAGTACAACGGGGCCAAGGAGCAGACCGCCGAGGCGCGCGCATCGCTGGACGCGCTGCGCGACGAGGCCGCCCGCAGGACCGAGCGGCTCAACACCTCACGCAACGCGCTCGGTTCGATCGCGACCGCCCAGTACCGCGCCGGGGGCATGGACCCCGGTCTGCAGCTCGCGCTCAGCTCCGATCCCGATCAGTACCTCGAACGGGCCGCGCTCGCCGAGCGGGTCGGCGCGCGGCAGGCGGCCGCGATCGCGGGCGTGCATCAGCAGCTGGTGGAGATCGCCCGGTTGAGGGCTCAGGCGGGCGAGCGGATGAGCGCTCTCAAGGCGCGGCAGACCGAGCTGGCGGCGCACAAGTCCACGGTGCAGGACAAGCTCGCGGCGGCCGAACGCACGCTGGCTCAGCTCAACGCCCAGCAGCGTGCCGTGTACGACAGCACGTACGGCGGCGCGGAAGAGCCCTCAGCCGAGCGCGCGGACCGCTCCGCCGCCCCCCGCGGCTCGCTCAAGGCTCCCAGCTCCCGTGCCGCGCAAGCCGTCGCCTACGCCTACGGAGCGCTCGGCAAGCCCTACGTCTGGGGCGCGACCGGCCCCTCGTCCTTCGACTGTTCCGGTCTCATCCAGGCCGCCTGGCGCTCCGCCGGAGTCTCACTGCCGCGCACCACGTACACCCAGATCAACGCGGGCGAACGGGTGTCCCGCTCCCAACTCTCCCCGGGTGACCTGGTGTTCTTCTACTCCGGCGTCTCCCATGTCGGCCTCTACATCGGCGGCGGCAACATGATCCACGCACCACGCCCCGGGGCCCCCGTCCGCGTCGCACCGATCGACCAGATGCCGTTCGCGGGCGCGACCCGCCCCGCGTAG
- a CDS encoding DUF5691 domain-containing protein: protein MTSTSLWEELVTSALLGTDRRTPPPEAVTPGKDAPTALLDAAALHTVRRRAGLLPAPAAARPEPAPHDARPQLPAPARRRLAQLLTDRSAPSAGGRRGTAPDLTELLPQWLAAANAHEYQAPPSVLPALLDAARARTDLRPQALTFAGPRGLWLARLNPEWKFALRGASGSATLPDVGDPEAVQRLWDEGLFAERVALLAAVRERDAGTALALLAATWSTERAEDRLMFLDSLRTGLTDADEPFLEQALSDRSRNVRATAAELLSALPHSALAGRMAARAASCVSLDRGEGTTGIGVEAPHECDADMQRDGVMPNPPSGRGERSWWLGQLVEAAPLSTWPGRFGGRTAAEIVALPVADGWGDELHAAWCRAAVRQRDAEWSRALLGAPGTPPETSPGTTSLAERAKLLATLPEGERAGWVAEFIAAHGLSEAFQLLGVCAVPWAEPLGRAVVDALDIARDAGSYPWSFSGVMGLAERCLNPGEASRLEILTTTPPETEGASPGAGGYWSEAFQRLVSTLRLRATMAVELR, encoded by the coding sequence ATGACCAGCACCTCACTGTGGGAAGAGCTCGTCACCTCGGCCCTTCTCGGCACCGACCGCCGCACGCCGCCGCCCGAAGCCGTCACCCCGGGCAAGGACGCGCCGACCGCGCTGCTGGACGCCGCGGCGCTCCACACCGTACGGCGCAGAGCGGGACTGCTGCCCGCACCCGCCGCCGCCCGTCCCGAACCCGCACCGCACGACGCCCGCCCGCAACTGCCCGCGCCCGCCCGGCGCCGGCTGGCCCAGCTGCTGACAGACCGGTCCGCCCCGTCCGCCGGGGGGCGGCGCGGTACGGCTCCCGATCTGACCGAGCTGCTGCCCCAGTGGCTCGCCGCCGCCAACGCGCACGAGTACCAGGCGCCGCCGTCCGTACTGCCCGCGCTGCTGGACGCCGCCCGCGCGCGTACGGACCTGCGGCCGCAGGCCCTCACCTTCGCCGGGCCGCGCGGCTTGTGGCTGGCCCGGCTGAACCCGGAGTGGAAGTTCGCGCTGCGGGGCGCGTCCGGCAGTGCCACCCTGCCGGACGTGGGCGACCCCGAGGCCGTCCAACGACTCTGGGACGAAGGGCTGTTCGCCGAGCGGGTCGCGCTGCTGGCCGCCGTACGGGAGCGCGACGCGGGTACGGCACTGGCGCTGCTGGCCGCGACGTGGTCCACAGAGCGTGCCGAGGACCGGCTGATGTTCCTGGACTCCCTGCGTACGGGACTGACCGACGCGGACGAGCCCTTCCTGGAACAGGCCCTGTCCGACCGCAGCCGCAATGTCCGCGCCACGGCGGCCGAGCTGCTCTCCGCGCTGCCGCACTCCGCGCTGGCCGGGCGGATGGCGGCGCGGGCGGCGTCCTGCGTCAGCCTGGACCGCGGCGAGGGCACTACAGGCATAGGCGTGGAGGCTCCGCACGAGTGCGATGCGGACATGCAGCGCGACGGGGTGATGCCGAATCCGCCGTCGGGCCGGGGCGAACGGTCCTGGTGGCTGGGCCAGTTGGTGGAGGCGGCCCCGCTGTCCACCTGGCCGGGACGGTTCGGCGGGCGTACGGCCGCGGAGATCGTGGCGCTGCCCGTCGCCGACGGCTGGGGCGACGAGCTGCACGCGGCGTGGTGCCGGGCGGCGGTGCGGCAGCGGGACGCGGAGTGGTCCCGCGCCCTCCTCGGCGCACCGGGCACGCCGCCGGAGACGAGTCCCGGCACGACGTCCCTCGCAGAGCGGGCGAAGCTGCTCGCGACGCTGCCCGAGGGGGAACGGGCGGGCTGGGTCGCGGAGTTCATCGCGGCGCACGGACTGTCGGAGGCGTTCCAGCTGCTGGGCGTCTGCGCGGTGCCGTGGGCGGAACCGCTGGGCCGTGCGGTGGTCGACGCACTCGACATCGCGCGGGACGCGGGCAGCTACCCCTGGAGCTTCAGCGGGGTGATGGGCCTGGCGGAACGCTGCCTGAACCCGGGCGAGGCGAGCCGCCTGGAGATCCTTACGACGACACCGCCCGAGACGGAGGGGGCGTCGCCGGGGGCGGGGGGTTACTGGTCGGAGGCGTTCCAGCGCTTGGTATCAACGCTGAGGTTGCGGGCGACGATGGCGGTTGAACTGAGGTAG
- the pcrA gene encoding DNA helicase PcrA, with product MSSLFDDSFLADLQPGSEQHPPPPDDSAPEEIPDDLFQGAFDVPPARDPYYRDGAPRTVVDPAALLEGLNEQQRAAVVHIGSPLLIVAGAGSGKTRVLTHRIAHLLGTRSVHPGQILAITFTNKAAGEMKERVEQLVGPRANAMWVMTFHSACVRILRRESKRLGFTSSFSIYDAADSKRLMALVCRDLDLDPKKFPPKSFSAKISNLKNELIDEETFADQAADGFEKTLAEAYRMYQSRLREANALDFDDIIMTTVHLLQAFPDVAEHYQRRFRHVLVDEYQDTNHAQYTLVRELVGTGQEDLPPAELCVVGDADQSIYAFRGATIRNILQFEEDYPDAKTIMLEQNYRSTQTILSAANAVIERNESRRPKNLWTNAGAGARITGYVADTEHDEAQFVADEIDRLTDAGDAKAGDVAVFYRTNAQSRVFEEIFIRVGLPYKVVGGVRFYERKEVRDVLAYLRVLANPEDTVPLRRILNVPKRGIGDRAEAMIDALSLREKITFPQALRRVDEAYGMAARSANAVKRFNVLMEELRTVVESGAGPATVLEAVLERTGYLAELQASTDPQDETRIENLQELAAVALEFEQERGAEEGTGTLAEFLEKVALVADSDQIPDGDEDGSGVITLMTLHTAKGLEFPVVFLTGMEDGVFPHMRALGQAKELEEERRLAYVGITRARERLYLTRSSMRSAWGQPSYNPPSRFLEEIPGQHLEWKRTGPMAAPAGPTSGITSSLSSSRSRSGGGASGFATRRTSDKPVISLAVGDRVTHDQFGLGTVVEVTGSGSDTQATVDFGDTKPKRLLLRYAPVEKL from the coding sequence ATGAGCAGCCTCTTTGACGACAGTTTCCTGGCGGACCTCCAGCCCGGCTCGGAGCAGCATCCGCCGCCGCCCGACGACTCGGCCCCGGAGGAGATCCCGGACGATCTCTTCCAGGGTGCGTTCGACGTGCCCCCGGCCCGGGACCCGTACTACCGCGACGGCGCCCCGCGCACCGTGGTGGACCCCGCAGCCCTGCTCGAGGGGCTGAACGAACAGCAGCGCGCCGCCGTCGTGCACATCGGTTCGCCGCTGCTCATCGTGGCCGGTGCCGGCTCCGGCAAGACCCGGGTGCTGACCCACCGGATCGCGCATCTGCTGGGGACCCGCAGCGTCCACCCCGGCCAGATACTGGCGATCACCTTCACCAACAAGGCCGCGGGCGAGATGAAGGAGCGCGTCGAGCAACTGGTCGGCCCGCGCGCCAATGCCATGTGGGTCATGACCTTCCACAGCGCGTGCGTCCGGATTCTGCGCCGGGAGTCCAAGAGGCTCGGCTTCACCTCGTCGTTCTCGATCTACGACGCGGCGGACTCGAAGCGGCTGATGGCGCTGGTCTGCCGCGATCTGGACCTCGACCCCAAGAAGTTCCCCCCGAAGTCCTTCAGCGCGAAGATCTCGAACCTGAAGAACGAGCTGATCGACGAGGAGACCTTCGCCGACCAGGCCGCCGACGGTTTTGAGAAGACGCTGGCCGAGGCGTACCGCATGTACCAGTCGCGGCTGCGCGAGGCCAACGCCCTCGACTTCGACGACATCATCATGACCACGGTCCACCTGCTCCAGGCCTTCCCGGACGTCGCCGAGCACTATCAGCGGCGCTTCCGTCATGTCCTGGTGGACGAGTACCAGGACACCAACCACGCTCAGTACACGCTCGTACGCGAGCTGGTGGGGACGGGCCAGGAGGACCTGCCGCCGGCCGAGCTCTGTGTCGTCGGTGACGCCGACCAGTCGATCTACGCCTTCCGCGGCGCCACCATCCGCAACATCCTCCAGTTCGAGGAGGACTATCCGGACGCGAAGACGATCATGCTCGAGCAGAACTACCGCTCGACCCAGACGATCCTCTCCGCCGCCAACGCCGTCATCGAGCGCAACGAGAGCCGCCGCCCCAAGAACCTGTGGACGAACGCGGGCGCGGGCGCGCGGATCACCGGCTATGTCGCGGACACCGAGCACGACGAGGCGCAGTTCGTCGCCGACGAGATCGACCGGCTGACGGACGCGGGCGACGCGAAGGCCGGCGACGTCGCCGTCTTCTACCGTACGAACGCCCAGTCCCGTGTCTTTGAAGAGATCTTCATCCGGGTCGGGCTGCCGTACAAGGTCGTCGGCGGAGTGCGCTTCTACGAGCGCAAGGAGGTCCGGGATGTGCTCGCCTACCTGCGGGTGCTGGCGAACCCCGAGGACACCGTCCCGCTGCGCCGCATTCTGAACGTACCGAAGAGGGGCATCGGCGACCGCGCCGAAGCCATGATCGACGCACTCTCGCTGCGCGAGAAGATCACCTTCCCGCAGGCGCTGCGGCGCGTAGACGAGGCGTACGGGATGGCGGCCCGCTCCGCCAACGCCGTCAAGCGCTTCAACGTGCTGATGGAGGAGCTGCGTACGGTCGTCGAGTCGGGCGCCGGACCGGCCACGGTGCTGGAAGCCGTCCTGGAGCGGACCGGGTACCTCGCCGAGCTGCAGGCCTCGACCGACCCGCAGGACGAGACGCGCATCGAGAACCTTCAGGAACTGGCGGCTGTGGCGCTCGAGTTCGAGCAGGAGCGCGGCGCGGAAGAGGGCACGGGCACGCTCGCCGAGTTCCTGGAGAAGGTCGCGCTCGTCGCGGACTCCGACCAGATCCCCGACGGGGACGAGGATGGTTCCGGCGTCATCACCCTGATGACACTGCACACCGCCAAGGGCCTCGAATTCCCCGTGGTGTTCCTGACGGGCATGGAGGACGGCGTCTTCCCGCATATGCGGGCCCTCGGTCAGGCGAAGGAGCTGGAGGAGGAGCGGCGGCTGGCGTACGTCGGCATCACGCGCGCCCGCGAGCGCCTCTATCTGACGCGGTCGTCGATGCGCAGTGCGTGGGGCCAGCCCTCGTACAACCCGCCCTCGCGCTTCCTCGAGGAGATCCCGGGCCAGCACCTGGAGTGGAAGCGGACGGGCCCGATGGCCGCGCCCGCGGGTCCGACGTCCGGCATCACGTCGTCGCTCTCGTCCTCGCGCTCGCGGTCGGGCGGCGGAGCTTCGGGCTTCGCGACCCGGCGTACGAGCGACAAGCCGGTGATCTCGCTGGCGGTGGGGGACCGGGTCACGCACGACCAGTTCGGCCTCGGGACCGTGGTGGAGGTGACCGGGTCGGGTTCGGACACGCAGGCGACGGTCGACTTCGGGGACACGAAGCCGAAGCGGCTGCTGCTGCGGTACGCGCCGGTCGAGAAGCTCTGA